The sequence CCCAAAGCACATAGACAGCCAGAACACGTTACAGATACACAAGACCACATCTTACCCCTTGAAAAAAGCCGTTGGTCCTTCATTAGTGAACATTTTCATTGCACAGTTGGGCACACTTCTATACTGTCCTGGTGGAGAATTAATAAATCTGGTTTTTACTACATCCACCGGGGAGGACATAGCTGTTGCGCAAAATCCAGCAATAAGAGCCGACACCAAGTGGCAGGGGACGTCATCTAAAATGGATCGGTGAAACAGGTCAACATCAGACTTTTGGGGGCTTGCAATTTAGTTATCTGTCATATCTTTATAAACCTGTTGGTAACAGTAGCTCAGTGAAGAtgtcttataaataaataaaataaaacaagaaaggcaTTGCACTAGAAAAAGAAGGTAAAGAGTAAATGGCTTAATAGATTGTTAACACTTTAGGAAAATGACCTGTTAGTTTCCTCTGTGCCTTTAAGGCCTGCAATAATGCCTAATATATGAGCATCTAATACTTTTTTACTGAAATAAAGTGCAAGGGAAATTTTAATGTCTCTAGAAATTGttagtatattatttttaagaaccTATCTTATGGAATTACTTTTTGGATGAGACCACTGATAAGCTCCTTGTATAACTAGATCTTTTGGATATAGTGCAGGATGGACTTACCTCCTGAATTCTgctgtataaagaaaaagattctaACAAAAGTCCCATATATTAGTGTTTAATGAGAATAATGCTGACCTAAGATGAAATTGCCTGTTATTTTTGTTGCAAAATATTTCTGTTGTGGCAAAACTTCTTAAACTTAATATTTTGGTCTTTTCCTGCTTCTCACAAAGTTATATATAGttcaaaattacttatttttaaaaagagaaaacaattaagaGTTAAGGGATTCAGTATAAGGTGGCTGCAGAAGCTCCAAGAGGAAATTCTAAAGGTGCAGACGTGTTTGTTATATGAAATGGGAAGTTACCTGCTAATATGTTGTTTTTCACAAAGGCCTCCTTCATTAGATCATATGTCACCAGCTCTGTACAATTGATGATGACACTTCTCATCAGATTGGGGGTAGtccctggggaaaaaaagaaaatgtttactaACTCTACTTTATAATAAGTTGATAATTGTATGTATGTGCTTTGGTGGTTCTAAAACCCACTTTGAAGTTAGTTACCTTTCCAAAGACCCGTCAAGCCTTCCGTTGTTGCTACTATTCTGTACGCGTTATAAGTCCCCGTGTAGCGAGGTTTGATACCGTGGAGATGGCTCTGCGCTTGAAGTCTGACTTTCACAACCTCTGTGGGTTGTCCGATGAATACTGCCACTCCTCCAGTCATTAGACCAGCTAAGATCTTGCTTCCTAAACTAGGTGTTGCTatccagagaaaaaaaaattattaagaaaaaacaattaaagaCCTAGAATGCATgcatatctttttaattttcagtggttcatagttgttttttttttttttctgatatggagtcttgctctgttatctaggctagagtgcaggggtgcaatcttggctcactgcaaactccacctcctgggttcaagcaattctcctgcctcagcctcccaagtagctgggattataggcatatgccaccacaccctgctaatttgtgtatttttagtagagacagggtttcactgtattggccaggctggtcttgaactcctgggacctcaggtgatctgcctgcctcggcctcccaaagtgctaggattacaggtatgagccaccatacctggcccataTTTTTGTATTCTGACAGCTTTTCTACTCCTCTAATGCATGTTCATGTGTTGATCATGTACTAAATGTGTACCAACTCAGAGTAAGGCTAGAAAACGTCAGGtgtctgaaattttttaaaaatgaagactttCAAGGAACAAGAAAACACAATGCTTATTTTCACAGTGGTCTGATTTTTTCCTGTGTTCAGCTTGGTTCTTTCTTATATTTAGCTCTCTTTTCAGTATTATCCGACTGTGAGGAGGCACCTGTCACCAATGAGGCTTGATCTTTCTCCCATGAAGGATAATGTTAATTATGGGACTTGGTGGCCTTAGAAGAAGCCCAGTGGACAAGCTGCACCAATATGGGCCATCAACTAGTGTTAGGCTACAACATGTGAAGGGAACAAAAATAAGAAGACAGGTGAGAAGAAAgtgatttttatcttaaaattttgaaaaaaaatagctTATGTTGCTCAAGACAGATATCATTAAATACAAATAGTCTTGAAGCCCAATATTCATTTCTATcattaagtaaatataaaattatggttCAGCAACATTTACTCAGCAAAGGCTTTCTCAGTCATTCTAattcagtttcctaatctgtcaaacagggataataatatctacttccTCGAGTTGTGTGAGTTAAATAATACTGAAAAAGAGCTTACACTGTCTAGACAAAGAAAATCCACAAAACTGGCAGCAATTTTTAAATCACTATCGTGATTGTACTCTTCTCATCATGCTTTAGCAGGAGCTGGGCATATGATTGACAGCTGTCTTTTAATTGGCAATATCGTATGACTACAAATGCCTTCACTTTTAGCTCATATTTGTAATGCATTGCACTACAAAGTATCTTGATGTACTCATCCTATCCTCCAATCTCCAACTTTCAAATCCCTCTCTTCACTTCCCAGTCAAGCTTCCTGGAAAAGAggctatgtatttttttttcaagaactaaaagaaatttatttacaaaatatattgttTGTCTTTACTTCTCAGACCCATTTCTTCCTCAGTCCCCTACAATATAGCTTATACCCCACTACTCTGCTGAAGATGTTTTTACTAGAAAATCAGTGAGCTTCTATTTGTTATGTACAATGATCACTTTTCAATCCTTTCCACACTCTCTGCTGTCTGACCCTATTGATAGTCCCTGCTGTGACTTCCTGGAATCTAGCCCAGACTTTTCTCCTAAACTCATGTGCCTACTGGACATTACCTGTTGACATGGCCTAAACTAAATTTCTTGTCTTCCCCCTAAGACGGCTTCTATACATCTTCCCTCAATAAAGGGTATCTTTAACCAGAAACTTGGAAGTCATCTTGTATTTCTACCTGTCCCTTATGCCTTACTTCTATTTGTTCACCAATTCAATTCAATTATACGTTCTCAGTCTTTCTGATTGACATCTCTTTTTCCCTATTGCCAGTGCTTTAGGGCATACCCTGATCATTTCTTGCTTTCTAACTTACCTCTTTCTTACTCCTTTTACATATATACTCTATCTGCTGCCAAAGTGATCTTTTGAAAATGTACATTGTTTATGCCACTCCCCTGCTTAACATTTTTACAGTGACTTCCCACCAGGGTaaggataaaatccaaactccttagcaTCGCCTGCAAGGCCTTCTGTGATCTGGctccttcctgtctctgtggCTTCACCCCTCCTTCCTCACCAACATGTCCTCCCTGTGCTATGTTCACTCTACTTCTCACTGAGTCTTTGTACATGACCTTCACTCTACTTGGAGGGTCTTTCTCACCCCTTTACCTGGATCACTCCTGCTGGCCCTTTCAGAATTGATCCGGACATTAACTCTTCAGGAAAATCTCACAGGACCATGCCTCCATGGCTAGGTTAAATAGTTCTGTTTAATATGGCCACCATCTTGTAATTACAGTTAGTCATGTGCTGCATAtgtgatggtggtcccataagactaGAACAGAGCTGGAAAATTCCTATCATCTAGTGACATCCCAGGCACCGTAAGGTTGTCATGTAATGCAttaccttttctatttttaggtaCACAAACACTTAACTGTTATACaacaattgcctatagtattcaataCCAACAGTCTGcacaggtttgtagtctaggagcaatagaTTATACCATATACACTAGGTGTGGCTATGCcatctaagtttgtgtaagtGCTCTCTGTGATGTTCGTACAACAACCAATTTGCCTCCTAACTCATTTCTgagaatgtatccccatcattaagggAAGTAGGACTGTATTGTAATATAGCATGTGTCATGGTGTTGctggaagtcagggaccccaaacggagggaccggctggaaCCACAGCAGagaaacataaattgtgaagatttcatggacatttatcagttcccaaataatactcttataatttcttatgcctgtcttactttaatctcttaatcctgttatcttcataagctgaggatgtatgtcacctcaggaccctgtgatgattgtgttaaccaTACAATCTGATTGTGAGACATGTATGTTTGAATAATATGAAATCtgattgtaaaacgtgtgtttgaacaatgtgaaatcagtgcaccttggaAAAGAACACAATAACAGCAATTTTAGGGAACAAAgcaagacaaccataaggtctgactgcaaAAAGagccacatttttcttcttgcagagagcctataaatggacctgcaagtaggagagataacACTAAATTCTGTTAATAGCAAGGAATATAATATTAAGACCCTAGGAAAAGAATTGCATTActtgggggaggtctataaacggccactctgggagtgtctgtcctgtgcagttgagataaggactgaaatacgccctagtctcctgcagtaccctcaggctcactagggtggggaaaaacccCACCCTgcaccctggtaaatttgaggtcagaccggttctctgctctcgaaccctggtGTCTGTTgcttaagatgtttatcaagacaatacatgcacagctgaacatagaccctcatcagtaattctaattttgccctttgccttgtgatctttgctttgccctttgccttgtgctCTTTATTGGCCTCAGaggcatgtgatctttgtgacctactccctgtttgtACACCCTCTCCCCTTTTGAAGTCCTGAATAAAAACCtctggttttacggctcaggtgggcatcacggaCCTACTGATATATATCACCCctggtggcccagctgtaaaattcctctctttctactctttctctttatttctcagactggccgacacttagggaaaatagaaagaacctacgttgaaatactgggggtgggttcccccaataTCATGGAATATGGTCATCTATTCACTTCTCCTCACACACCCCTTACTGTCAACTGTAAACTCTGTCCAGAGACACATCTGCCATCTAAATATCTAACATAGTTACTGGCACATGGCAGTTCAATAAAGCCTACTAAATAAACTGAATCTATATAACATAGAACACTGCCAACATATATCCTATTAATTTGGTGCCCAAAGCTTGCAACCATTAACAGAACAGTCAATCTGTAAAGAAAACCACCTGAACGAGCACTTGACCTCCTTTGTGTTTCCTCTC is a genomic window of Macaca mulatta isolate MMU2019108-1 chromosome 5, T2T-MMU8v2.0, whole genome shotgun sequence containing:
- the UCP1 gene encoding mitochondrial brown fat uncoupling protein 1, which translates into the protein MGGLTASDVHPTLGIQLFSAGIAACLADVITFPLDTAKVRLQIQGERPTSSAIRYKGVLGTVTTLVKTEGRMKLYSGLPAGLQRQISSTSLSIGLYDTVQEFLTAGKETTPSLGSKILAGLMTGGVAVFIGQPTEVVKVRLQAQSHLHGIKPRYTGTYNAYRIVATTEGLTGLWKGTTPNLMRSVIINCTELVTYDLMKEAFVKNNILADDVPCHLVSALIAGFCATAMSSPVDVVKTRFINSPPGQYRSVPNCAMKMFTNEGPTAFFKGLVPSFLRLGSWNIIMFVCFEQLKRELSKSRQTMDCAT